A window from Longibacter salinarum encodes these proteins:
- a CDS encoding amidohydrolase family protein codes for MHRAYLRLFGLLLVALCVTLPSAPVLAQETPPAAPDRTEGDGPYDRLILRGATLIDGTGAPPIGPVDIVVEDDRITEIRSVGYPGVPIDKSERPAPGDREIDLSGHYILPGFVDMHAHLGGISQGTTAEYVLKLWMAHGITTVREPGSFNGMDWTFEHRERSAANDIVAPRIVAYVGFGMGEDQPPTTPEAARSWVQSVKERGAEGIKFFGAAPNVMKAALDEAKEQGLGTAMHHAQLNVTRVDALTSASWGLTTMEHWYGLPEALFTDRVIQDYPPDYNYNNEQHRFGEAGRLWKQAAAPGSDHWNAVMDSLITLDFTMVPTLTIYEASRDLMRARHAPWHDEYTLPSLWEFYQPSRRAHGSYWFHWTTQHEIDWKENYRLWMTFLNEYKNRGGRIVTGSDSGYIYKLYGFGYVRELELLQEAGFHPLEVIQAATLNGAETLGMDDEIGSIEVGKKADFVVVDENPLENLKVLYGIGALKLDDETDEPTRVGGVKYTIKDGIIYDAPALLEDVRQIVEDAKAADE; via the coding sequence ATGCATCGTGCATATCTTCGTCTGTTCGGGCTCCTTCTGGTCGCCCTTTGTGTCACGCTCCCCTCTGCGCCGGTTCTCGCTCAGGAAACGCCTCCCGCCGCCCCCGACCGCACCGAAGGAGATGGCCCCTACGACCGCCTCATCCTTCGAGGCGCCACGCTGATCGACGGTACGGGCGCGCCTCCGATCGGCCCAGTCGATATTGTCGTTGAGGATGACCGTATCACCGAGATCCGCAGTGTGGGGTACCCGGGCGTTCCCATCGACAAGAGTGAGCGTCCAGCTCCCGGTGACCGAGAAATCGACCTGTCCGGCCACTACATCCTGCCGGGGTTCGTCGACATGCATGCTCACCTCGGAGGCATCAGTCAGGGAACGACGGCCGAATACGTCCTCAAGCTCTGGATGGCCCACGGCATTACGACGGTGCGAGAGCCTGGAAGCTTCAACGGGATGGACTGGACCTTCGAGCACCGAGAGCGGAGCGCCGCCAACGATATCGTCGCCCCCCGGATCGTAGCCTACGTCGGCTTCGGAATGGGCGAAGATCAGCCTCCAACCACGCCTGAGGCCGCACGCTCCTGGGTGCAAAGCGTGAAGGAGCGCGGCGCGGAGGGTATCAAATTTTTCGGTGCCGCGCCGAACGTCATGAAGGCCGCCCTCGACGAGGCAAAGGAACAGGGCCTTGGCACAGCCATGCACCATGCTCAACTGAACGTGACGCGCGTCGACGCACTCACGTCGGCTAGCTGGGGGCTCACGACGATGGAGCACTGGTATGGCCTACCGGAAGCGCTCTTCACCGACCGGGTCATCCAGGATTATCCGCCCGACTACAACTACAACAACGAGCAGCACCGATTTGGCGAGGCGGGCCGACTCTGGAAACAGGCCGCAGCCCCGGGCAGCGACCACTGGAACGCGGTCATGGATTCGCTCATCACCCTCGACTTCACGATGGTCCCGACGCTCACAATCTACGAAGCCAGTCGAGACCTGATGCGCGCCCGTCATGCCCCCTGGCACGACGAGTATACGCTGCCATCCCTCTGGGAATTCTACCAGCCCAGCCGCCGCGCCCACGGCTCCTACTGGTTCCACTGGACGACGCAGCACGAGATCGACTGGAAGGAGAATTACCGTTTGTGGATGACCTTCCTGAACGAATACAAAAACCGTGGAGGACGTATTGTGACCGGCTCCGATAGCGGCTACATCTACAAGCTCTATGGCTTCGGCTACGTGCGCGAACTGGAGCTGCTTCAGGAGGCCGGTTTTCACCCACTGGAGGTCATTCAGGCTGCGACGCTGAACGGCGCAGAGACGCTCGGCATGGACGACGAGATTGGCTCGATCGAGGTTGGCAAGAAGGCAGACTTTGTCGTGGTCGACGAGAATCCTCTCGAGAATCTGAAAGTCCTCTACGGCATCGGGGCCTTGAAGCTGGATGACGAAACCGACGAGCCAACCCGCGTCGGAGGCGTGAAATACACAATTAAAGACGGCATCATCTACGACGCGCCTGCCCTGCTCGAGGACGTCCGGCAGATCGTCGAGGACGCGAAGGCTGCTGATGAGTAA
- a CDS encoding MGMT family protein: MSTSRSSFYERVWHVVAKIPVGRVATYGDIAEYVGTRAAARTVGWAMNAAVGSDLPCHRVVNRNGELTGARFFETPTVMEERLRSEEVAFDTDGSVVMDTHRWVPAEHLPPARDFLDDGLEDA; this comes from the coding sequence TTGTCTACTTCCCGGTCCTCCTTCTACGAACGCGTCTGGCACGTTGTAGCCAAAATTCCCGTTGGACGCGTCGCGACGTACGGCGACATTGCGGAATACGTTGGCACCCGAGCGGCGGCGCGGACCGTCGGGTGGGCGATGAACGCTGCGGTCGGAAGCGACCTTCCCTGTCACCGCGTCGTGAACCGAAACGGCGAACTGACGGGCGCACGATTTTTCGAGACGCCGACGGTGATGGAGGAGCGGCTTCGTAGTGAGGAGGTGGCCTTCGATACGGATGGCAGCGTTGTTATGGACACGCACCGCTGGGTACCGGCGGAGCACTTGCCGCCGGCTCGCGACTTTCTCGATGATGGACTGGAGGACGCGTAA
- a CDS encoding GWxTD domain-containing protein — translation MDRLSKEESRVSKQRAAKLYLCILQRASADQLSVEDRDAVRKRFSQMVFMLADSTYDAVVSEGDRDEPDEWVFADEAGERLLAWWRMQDVVPSTPGNERLLEHVERVQIAEREYASSESVSGFDDRGLIYVKYGPPSRVDQVNWDEMHNLSMIDGFPENEIWSYPALAQNGSFLFIEDDDEFELGRSTDLIPKRQRALALSPSRRGNQNAVRLLGIMSLVYERLAYYQDHIAFAYLDTWKYASLIEENRRVAQLGGMSYPVNEQPSVVATRIVSEVEAADRNFERRRDKEMPAQATEVIKLPTADLQYITSRFLNPDGTTRVVLDWAMEPEELQPDKSVVKRFRRSSLSRYQDRSVEVNVSIRDPSYQSIGAERQLVVFEDASADVSKGRTNSLTFALPKNAKHLALQTNAHMSTIKEDVVQYGPPFSYAVDWERDLSPLDETGRRLLLSDIRPMLLPRDVEIQSLVGSSIESAATPTPRMEIQPDDQLVIYFEAYNLRYGSDDRVQYTVQYDVEVRSPRWLLRDQFERSSTEVTQEGSSSRVEEYILVDLGDVEVEDGDTIRLTVEMTDDVAQSTSSRTIELDVAEP, via the coding sequence ATGGATCGTCTGTCAAAGGAGGAATCCCGCGTGTCGAAGCAACGAGCCGCGAAACTCTATCTCTGTATTCTGCAACGTGCGAGTGCAGACCAGCTTTCAGTTGAAGACCGAGACGCGGTGCGAAAGCGATTCTCACAGATGGTGTTTATGCTCGCGGACTCAACCTACGACGCTGTTGTGAGCGAAGGAGACCGGGACGAGCCAGACGAGTGGGTGTTCGCAGATGAGGCTGGCGAGCGGTTGCTGGCCTGGTGGCGAATGCAAGACGTAGTGCCTTCGACGCCGGGCAATGAGCGACTCCTGGAGCACGTCGAACGGGTTCAGATTGCGGAGCGAGAGTATGCTTCGTCCGAGTCAGTTAGCGGTTTTGATGATCGGGGGCTCATCTATGTGAAATACGGACCGCCGTCCCGCGTTGACCAGGTGAACTGGGATGAGATGCACAACCTGTCTATGATTGACGGTTTTCCGGAAAACGAGATTTGGAGTTACCCGGCCCTAGCTCAAAATGGATCGTTTCTTTTTATCGAAGACGACGATGAATTTGAGCTCGGTAGGTCAACGGATTTGATACCAAAACGGCAACGAGCTTTGGCGCTCAGTCCATCTAGGCGCGGTAATCAAAATGCGGTGCGCTTGTTGGGTATTATGTCTCTTGTATACGAGCGTCTGGCCTACTACCAGGACCATATCGCCTTTGCTTATCTGGACACGTGGAAGTACGCTTCCTTGATTGAGGAGAACAGGAGGGTGGCTCAACTCGGGGGGATGTCGTATCCAGTAAACGAACAACCATCGGTCGTGGCCACTCGCATCGTGTCGGAGGTGGAGGCCGCGGATAGAAACTTTGAACGACGCCGAGATAAGGAAATGCCAGCGCAGGCGACGGAGGTCATCAAGCTCCCAACGGCTGATCTACAGTACATCACGTCTCGCTTCTTGAATCCGGATGGCACGACGAGGGTGGTGCTAGATTGGGCGATGGAGCCGGAGGAGCTGCAACCGGATAAGTCGGTCGTGAAACGCTTTCGACGCTCCTCCCTTAGTCGATACCAGGACCGCTCCGTGGAGGTAAACGTCAGCATACGCGACCCGTCTTATCAGTCCATCGGGGCCGAGCGCCAACTCGTCGTATTTGAAGATGCTTCAGCGGATGTGAGCAAAGGCAGAACGAATAGCCTCACGTTCGCTTTACCAAAAAATGCAAAGCATCTCGCCCTCCAGACGAACGCGCACATGTCGACGATCAAGGAAGATGTTGTCCAGTACGGGCCTCCGTTCTCCTACGCCGTTGACTGGGAGCGTGACCTCTCCCCGCTGGACGAGACGGGGAGACGACTCCTGCTCAGCGACATTCGTCCCATGCTTCTTCCACGGGATGTCGAGATCCAATCGCTCGTTGGCTCGTCCATAGAATCTGCCGCGACGCCTACGCCGCGGATGGAGATTCAGCCGGACGATCAGCTTGTAATCTACTTTGAGGCGTATAATCTGCGATATGGATCGGACGACCGAGTCCAGTATACCGTCCAGTACGACGTAGAGGTGAGATCGCCGCGCTGGTTACTTCGCGATCAGTTCGAGCGTAGCTCCACGGAGGTGACGCAAGAAGGCTCTTCCAGCCGCGTTGAGGAGTATATTCTGGTTGACCTGGGAGACGTGGAGGTCGAAGACGGAGATACCATCCGCCTCACTGTTGAAATGACCGACGATGTTGCACAGTCTACATCGTCACGAACCATTGAGCTTGACGTAGCGGAGCCGTAG
- a CDS encoding fasciclin domain-containing protein, with product MNIFSTMRPSLSWLRHVALVLVVIGLMGCDETADPTITNSEINIAERLNILNETGTLASLVSAYPADTPLAETFKDDSAGPFTVFAPTSGAINATLASLDADGDGVVVGDELTEAQLVEILQYHVVASETFSEDLGSSQQVQTLNGEELTITSGTANGETVIEINGDAQVVIDLADIEASNGVVHVIDGLLIPPGL from the coding sequence ATGAACATATTCTCTACGATGCGCCCATCCCTATCCTGGCTTCGTCACGTGGCCCTAGTCCTGGTTGTAATAGGACTCATGGGATGTGATGAGACGGCAGATCCGACGATTACGAACAGCGAGATCAACATTGCTGAACGGCTGAACATCCTCAATGAAACGGGGACGCTCGCCAGTCTCGTTAGCGCTTATCCAGCCGACACGCCGCTGGCTGAAACCTTTAAGGATGATTCCGCGGGGCCGTTCACTGTATTTGCTCCGACGAGTGGAGCCATCAACGCTACGCTTGCCTCGCTCGACGCCGATGGTGATGGCGTCGTCGTTGGCGACGAGCTGACGGAAGCCCAACTCGTCGAAATCCTTCAATACCACGTTGTTGCTTCGGAGACGTTTTCCGAAGACCTGGGATCTTCGCAGCAGGTGCAAACCCTGAATGGCGAAGAGCTCACCATTACGTCGGGAACGGCCAATGGTGAAACCGTTATTGAGATCAACGGTGATGCACAGGTGGTCATCGATCTCGCCGACATCGAAGCTTCAAACGGTGTCGTACACGTGATCGATGGTCTTCTCATTCCCCCGGGACTCTAA
- a CDS encoding RagB/SusD family nutrient uptake outer membrane protein produces MIARHTFTILVAAVLALGLVGCDTLDVEPEQSIPEEEAFTSVTDAEAALNGAYDGLQLPGNYGGFPVVAADFQSGNSSFSGSFSTWSAAQSFNITSTHGPSLTVWDDHYDVILRLNTIIARASEVPDISSADLDRITGEAQFLRALMYFDLVRWFAQPYNIGGTNDQLGVPLTLEPLRTLEQATDSEFTDQPRATVDAVYSQIYTDLNDAVSKLGGISNRNRGSGTAAQALRAKVNLYTGDYQGAIDDAEAVIGSGDMSLVESVSSIYASVSETNTEIIFSVANNEIDNSGTNDFPSAFYLPSDFGGRGDINPTSDLISLYETSDERGLGQASAPNSGDFLIYAYGGAPWTNKWSDSNFGDDAIVLRGAEMYLIAAEAIARSDYAAREDDAEDYLNTVRTRAGASSVNTSSQQDLIDAVLLERRLELAFEGDYRHDLVRTGSPMRTTVQGDPQRILPIPQTEIEINSEISEDDQNPGY; encoded by the coding sequence ATGATTGCTCGACACACCTTTACGATTCTCGTCGCCGCCGTGCTGGCCCTCGGGTTGGTCGGTTGCGACACGCTCGATGTGGAGCCGGAGCAAAGCATCCCTGAAGAGGAGGCTTTCACCTCCGTCACGGATGCGGAAGCTGCACTTAACGGTGCTTATGACGGCCTACAGCTTCCCGGCAACTACGGCGGGTTCCCGGTCGTGGCTGCGGATTTTCAAAGTGGAAACTCGAGTTTCTCGGGATCCTTCAGCACATGGTCTGCGGCCCAAAGCTTTAATATTACGTCGACGCACGGCCCGAGCCTGACGGTATGGGACGATCACTATGATGTCATTTTGCGTCTCAACACCATCATCGCTCGCGCATCTGAGGTTCCGGATATTAGCTCTGCCGACCTCGATCGCATCACCGGCGAGGCACAGTTCCTTCGCGCGCTGATGTACTTCGATCTCGTACGGTGGTTTGCACAGCCGTACAACATCGGTGGCACGAATGACCAGCTAGGCGTCCCGCTCACCCTCGAACCACTACGTACGCTAGAGCAGGCGACCGATTCGGAATTTACCGATCAGCCGCGTGCAACGGTCGACGCGGTGTACTCCCAGATCTATACGGATCTGAATGATGCCGTCAGTAAACTCGGTGGCATCTCGAATCGGAACCGAGGATCGGGTACGGCCGCTCAGGCACTCCGGGCCAAAGTGAACCTCTATACGGGGGATTACCAGGGCGCGATTGACGACGCCGAGGCGGTCATCGGCTCCGGAGATATGTCTCTCGTTGAATCCGTTTCCTCCATCTATGCTTCTGTGAGCGAGACGAACACGGAGATCATCTTCAGTGTCGCCAACAATGAAATCGACAACTCGGGTACGAACGATTTCCCAAGTGCATTTTATCTGCCGAGTGACTTCGGTGGACGTGGCGATATCAACCCCACATCGGATCTAATCAGCCTGTACGAAACCTCGGACGAACGCGGATTGGGCCAGGCGAGCGCGCCGAACAGTGGCGACTTCCTGATCTATGCGTATGGCGGTGCTCCATGGACGAACAAGTGGTCTGATAGCAACTTCGGTGATGACGCCATCGTGCTTCGCGGTGCTGAGATGTATCTCATCGCTGCGGAAGCTATCGCACGCTCCGATTATGCTGCTCGCGAAGACGACGCGGAGGATTACCTGAACACCGTTCGGACCCGCGCAGGCGCCTCCTCGGTGAACACATCGTCGCAGCAAGATCTGATCGACGCGGTTCTCCTTGAGCGCCGCCTTGAGTTGGCGTTCGAAGGCGACTACCGCCATGACCTCGTGCGCACGGGCTCCCCGATGCGAACGACGGTCCAAGGCGATCCTCAGCGGATCCTGCCGATCCCGCAGACCGAGATCGAAATCAACAGCGAAATTAGTGAGGATGATCAGAACCCGGGATACTAA